In Acidisarcina polymorpha, the DNA window AAAGGCCCACCCGCTGTATCCACGAGAACGATCGCTATAGGGGCGTTGTGAAAGAAAGCTCGAAAAACTTCCTCATCGCAACGGTCCTCCTGGCCCCACGCGTCGTCCGGCCCTGAACTCTTCGCAACACAGGCAAGGGACGAGGGCTCCTGGGTAAGCGGATCGCTGATCACATGAAAACTACAGGACACCGCAATACGGCCTCCCGTCTGAAACTGTTTCAAATGGATCGTCTGACTGCTCAAGCCAATTCTCTGCAGAGGCAGGAGGCGAAGAATCTCCTTTATGCGATCTTGATCCTCGTAATCAAAGAACCGTTCCAGTGGCATGTCATTGATCTCAGCTTCATCGGATAGCCCGATCATGTCTTTGCCGGCATCGTTGAGGAAGAAGGTCCTTCCGTCGAGTTGAGCGACACACATGAACTCCGAAGAGCTTTGAACCAGAGATTCCAAGTTCTTGAGCTCGAGTAGGTCTGAATGGCGGCCGTCATCGGTCCTTGCAATAAAACCCACGAGCCCAATCAAGACCGCGGAGTGGCTAAAGATCGGAGACCCTGAGATTCGTGCATAAAACCGCGAACCGTCTTTCCGTGCTCTCAACGTTTCGATGTTGACGAAGGACTTTCCGGACTGAAGGTGCTCAATCAATCCGGCCCAGCTCTCGCGCTGGCTCTCGGGCAGAGGCGGGGTCCGGCCAACGATGTCCTCTTCATTCCAGCCGTAGATCTCACGGAAGGTTGGATTGCAGCGCAGAACTCTTCGGTTTTTGTCGAGCAGCGCTATGCCTAATGGAGCGTGATCGACCATGATCCTCATTTCGTCTCTTTCGGTCTGCATCTCGTTCCACTGGTGCCGGTACGATGCGAGCACCCAGCTCAAGGCCGCACAGAGAAGCAGGAAGGAGAGAACCATTGAAATGTTAGCGAGGTCCGAACAGAGAAGGCGGAAAGAAACGGCGGCTAATACTGAAGCGATCAACCCGGTCGTTCTCCCCGTCCGCCAGCTGATGGCCAGGGCACCACTCAAGAGAACAGCAATCGACCACATGATCCTGCCGCCAAAAACGATTACGAAGCAGAAGGCTACGGCCAACATTGCGGAAGCTGTCACATCACAATCTCTGACGGCTTCAGAGAGGCGAGTCTTTACTTCTGAACCTGTCCATGATCCCATGCTCGACGTCTCCGGCCTGGTCGCGCTGATTTCTTCAAGCGCAGCCGAATACCCATTGAAATAGCTCTGATCTGGGAATACGAGGATCGCTGACTTCCACCCTCGCGAAACGTTATGTACAGCGAAGGCTCCCTTGGAAAGGGAAGTCTTACCAGCTAGCCCGGATTCTGAAGCGCGCGCAAAAGCCAGACATTTGTCCAGAGCTCTGACTGTTCAATGGATGCTTAACTCTGAAAGTTCGTTCCAGAACGATGACACTTTCTTACTAAACGTCGACAGTTTATAACTTAGCGCGTCCTTGGCAGGCACTCTTCATGCTGCATCGGGTCATACCCTACGAGTATCAGGACATCGACTGAGATTTCTGTGAACTCTGCGTCGATATGGGTGAGTGAAACGAGGTACGCTACTAACCGGAGGCAGTGACTAGGTCTCCGTTAGGCACGAGTGGAGCACTTACAGTGTGTGTCATTGACGAGCATTTACGAGCACGCAAACGAGGTGCTGCAGGATGCAGATATTCAGCAGAGCGAAATGGCCGATGGTAGTAACAGTCATCGCTATCGCAGCGATAACGGCCATCCTGACACATCGGTATAGCAAAGACCAGAACACCTCTGACATGATGCTTTCTCGTGCGGACAAACTTTCATGGGATAACAGCTGGTTAGAGGCAGACCCACTTTATGCGAAGGCCGAGGATGAGTTTTTACACAAAGGCCAACTATCAAAAGCCCTCTACGCACACGTCAGTCGGTTCGTCGTGCGTGCCGAATCCGATCCGATACCATCGCTCCTGATTGAACTCCAACGAGATCTCAGCTTGCCGCAGGCGCAGGATCCGGAGACACACCTGCGGATACTGGTCATCCAGGGGATGATTGAAACTAATTACGACGCAGCGATGGCGCGCAACACCTGGCAACAGGTGGAGGGAATTGCCGAGAGTCGTGGTCACTATCTGCTGATGTCGCGGGCGATGGGCGAGCAAGGAATCGCCGCCTTTCTTCTCGGGGACTTCACCTCGGCAAAAAAGCTCGTCATGCGCGCGTGGTTTGCCGCGAAGTACCTTCAGGACGATGCTGCGCACGTCCGGTATGCCAGTATGTACGGAGCCGGACTCGTTGAACTACAAAGGTATGACGAAGCGATCCACGTACTTGATGAAGCCATCGTCACCGCGGACCAGTCGCAGCACGTCGCGTATCCGAGCATCGCGATCAATTCCAAGATCGACGCGCTTCGTGGTCTCGCACGCTACGCCGAGGCTTTGCAGCTGGCCGACCAGGCTATTCGAAGGCTTCCTTCGACACAGCTCGACGCACATCTCTATCAGATCATGACATCGAAAGGGGAGGTCTACGGAGATGCAGGCAAATGGAACGAGGCCATTGCTCAATACACGGTGGCACTTGGGTATGCCCGCAGGCTCGAATATTGGAGGGGGTGCGTTCAAACCGGAGGCCTGCTTGCTCTGGCTTATGAGAAACAGAATCGAATCCAGGATGCTTTGGCGAGCATTGATGAGGCGATCCGAGCAAATCAAATGATCCCGGCGGAACTCTACTTCTCGCCTCGCAACCTGGCTATCAAGGCGGAGCTGCTGGATAAGCTTGGAAAACAAAGGGAATCTTATCTTTTCCATGAGAAGAGCCTAAGATTGTTCGACTCGTTGCTCGCTACAGCGCCGACTCGCAACGTTGAGAGAGAACTTCTCAACCAAATGCGCGAAGTGTATTCCAGATATTTTGAGTCTCTTAGTCGTGCAGGTGATCTTGACCATGCGTTTACAACAATCGAGCGAGCTCGGGGCAGAATCCAGGCCCAGTCCTTAACGGAACGCCCCGCTACATTACCTCACGAATCGACCGAAGACGACAACAAGGTCACGCAGATGGACCTCAGCTTGATCGCAAACAACGATCCCGGAGTGGCTGTGAGATTAGATCGCGCCCTTGTCGCATCGAAACTGATTGCCGCTGACACTGCGTTGTCTGGACGGACCTTCCGGAGACCCTTGCAAATGTCCCAGGTCCAGAATCATCTAGGCCCGAACGAGTTGCTGCTGGAGTATGTTCTCGACAATCCAGCCTCCAGTGTTCTGGCAATCACTGAAAGCGGAGTAAAGAAGTATGATCTACCGCCCGGTGATGAGATTGAACGTCTTGCATCTCGATACCGAAAAGAAATACACGCTCGAAAGACCGATACGGAGCTTGCGCGCAAACTATTTAACGAACTAATTGCCCCGATCACTGAATACCGTGAAAAACAAGAAATCATTATCGTTCCAGATGGTCAACTCCATCTACTACCCTTCGCATCTCTCATGGAAAACGATAAGTATACGATTCAGACACACAGCTTCAGTGTCAGCCCCTCGGCATCGGTTCTGGCATTGTTGCGGGATCGAGAGAAGCAGAATCAGGAAGACTCCTTGGGCTACCTCGGGGTGGCCGCGTCGACGGAACCTGAAGCGAAAACCGGTTGGATCCCACGCTTGACATCTTTTGGTAGAGCCCGGTCGCTGGATCCTTTGCCGCAAAGCAAACAAGAGGTGCAGACAATCGCCGGCTATTTTCCGGGAGCAGCTACTCTGCTACTTGGCCATGCGGCGACAACAGCCAACTTCACGGCTCGTCCCCTCGACCAATATCGCGTTATTCATCTCGCCTTGCACGGATACGCGAACGTCGAGCACCCGGAGCGCTCGGCTCTAGCTTTTGCCCCGGATGCGTCCACAAGGAACGATGGAGTTATGGACCTTCAGGCGATCCAGAGGCTTAGATTCCGTGCCAGCCTTATCACCTTGTCAGCTTGCGACTCTGGTGTGGGGCCGATCAGCGAGGCGGACGTCGACAATCTTGCGAATGCGTTTATCGAAGCTGGTGCGGAGAGTGTCGTCGCTGCGCTTTGGGATCTTGAGGACCAGACGACTGCACTCTTGATGACGGACTTCTATAAAAATCTCAGTACGCACAAAAGCAAGGGAGACGCTCTCCGCAATGCTCAGCTTGACGTACTTGCCGCAGGGCTGCCTCCGTACTATTGGGCAAGCGTGGAGGTTTTAGGAGACGCTTCCAGATCAGTCTAAGGAATCGGGCCAAGGAGGATAGAACCATGCAGCAGTCTTCATTGAATGAGTCACAACGTGGAGAGATATTAAAGGCGATCACAAAGACGGTTGCGAAGAAGTTCTATGACCCTCAGTCGGCACACGAAGATTGGGATGCAGCTGTGGACAAGCATCGTTCTGAAATTTTATCCGCATCCTCGGACGAGGAATTCGAGGCTACGATTGCTAAGCTCTTGGCTGAACTGAAGAGCTCCCACATGGGTTTCTATCACAGTGGGCTCGCCCGCTGTACATGCAAGATGGCGCTTTGCGCTGTGTATGCTGCAGGATCGACGGCGGACGGGCCCCGGTGGATCTTTCAGGACGTCCACGAAGGGGGACCTGCGGCTGGCGCAGGCATCAGATCAGGCGACGCTTTGATTGCCGTCGAAGGGCGCTCATTTCGGCCACCTGATCATCCACTGTTCGCGATGGGCTCTACGGTGACTATTGAGGTTTCGACCCTTGACGGTAGGCGTAGGACCCATCGAGTCTCGATTCCGTTTGTTAAGGTGAAGCGAAACCAGTTGCCTAAAGTCGAGCCGAATCCACTTGTCTCTGCGCGGCGTGTCGCTGAGAGCACTGGGTATGTCAGGATTGCGAGCTATCCGGGTGCAATCGGCATCGACGTCGCAAATCACATCTCTCACGCGCTCCAGAATCTCGGCCCTATCGATCGCCTCATCGTTGACTTGCGCGGAAACAGTGGGGGAGGGATTGGAGTGCTGAGAGTGATGAGCTTACTCACTCCCGACAAACTGGTGGTCGGAACCTTCTCGAACGGAGTGTTGAAGAGCACCCAAGAAATTCCGAATGGAAGCTTCGTCTTCAACGAAATTCCAGTGACGAAGCGAGGTTTAATTCCGTTGGCTTTTCGCTTCTTTACGCGGCTTCTCACCCACAAGCTGATCGGAAAGAAGATGCCGATCACGGTTGTCACCGAGGGACTGGGCGATCAGCTGTTTCATGAAAAAGTGGTGTTTTTGGTTGATCGTCATACCGCCAGTGCGAACGAAATGCTGATCGCCTTCGCCCGCGAGCATAAATTAGCAAAAATAGTTGGTGAGCCAACCCCGGGCCGCGTCCTAGGCGGAAACAAATTCAAGTTACCTTATGGCTATTGGCTCGCCCTCCCGGTTGGCTCGTACAAAACGAGAGGTGGGGATTTCATTGAGGGGCGGCCAATGCCACCCGATGTCGAGGTCCCGTTCGACGCTCGAGAGGCACAAAAGGGTCGGGATACTCAATTGGATATGGCGCTTCAAGTGGTACGCCAACTCTGAGCCTGCATTTTGTCGCATCCTGCGACCTACTTTTTGTTGTTTCTACGGAAGAGGGATGGGAAACTTTGTTCGGAATCGTTTGTGCTACGCGGGTTCGCCCGCGTGCCGAAGCAAATCTCGAGCCAAGCACCGTTGGTGAAGAGCATAAGGTCGTCCCCACCGGCATAAGCTCAATTTGTCAATCTGGCGTGTGCGCGGTGGATGTGCAGAGAACCATTACGGATCCCGATTGCAATCACTTTCGACTGTTCCTGATTGAGCCCTGCTCGCGGACTGTCTTAGCGAGACGAGATGGCGAGCGCTGGGTTCTACCTCGTGCGAACATACCGCGTTGGAGCCGGATTGCACCAAACATACTGTCGAAGATAAGAGGACAACTTGGCATTCAAGCTATCGTTCTCGATGAACTTGATGCTCTTGCTCACGACTCGTTGATTTTGGCTGAGGTGATCGACCGTCCTCAATCGGGTAACGATAGCTCCTTTTCCTGGAAAAACCTTCGCGACCTTGCGACAGATGAGTTTGTGGGCGAGGAACTCCGAACCGTTCGAGCTCTGGTGTTTGAAGGGACAACCGGACGCGGGCAATTCTCTCGTCTAGGTTGGTTTAGCGAGGTGTTGTCATGGACCGCCTCCCATACCGATGTAGCGACTAAGCAATTCGTGGAGATCAAACAGGTCAATGCCGCGTCGAGTTCCACACTCATCCGGTTTGCGACAGAGAATGGTTTTGCGGTCTGGTTCAAAGCGGTCGCGGACCCGTCCATGATCGAATACCGCGTGACGGTTAAACTGAGAGAATACTTCCCCGATTACCTTCCAACACTTCTGGCGACGCACGATGTGTGGCACGCCTGGCTTATGGAG includes these proteins:
- a CDS encoding PAS domain-containing protein, which encodes MQTERDEMRIMVDHAPLGIALLDKNRRVLRCNPTFREIYGWNEEDIVGRTPPLPESQRESWAGLIEHLQSGKSFVNIETLRARKDGSRFYARISGSPIFSHSAVLIGLVGFIARTDDGRHSDLLELKNLESLVQSSSEFMCVAQLDGRTFFLNDAGKDMIGLSDEAEINDMPLERFFDYEDQDRIKEILRLLPLQRIGLSSQTIHLKQFQTGGRIAVSCSFHVISDPLTQEPSSLACVAKSSGPDDAWGQEDRCDEEVFRAFFHNAPIAIVLVDTAGGPFESNALFQEMLGYEVEELRQMRFGQLVHPEDSPAGRKLFLSLMEGKIGRYQVNKRLVSRNGEVLFTKMTVALMRDREGKPSYAISMVERVAQGSMR
- a CDS encoding CHAT domain-containing protein, whose amino-acid sequence is MVVTVIAIAAITAILTHRYSKDQNTSDMMLSRADKLSWDNSWLEADPLYAKAEDEFLHKGQLSKALYAHVSRFVVRAESDPIPSLLIELQRDLSLPQAQDPETHLRILVIQGMIETNYDAAMARNTWQQVEGIAESRGHYLLMSRAMGEQGIAAFLLGDFTSAKKLVMRAWFAAKYLQDDAAHVRYASMYGAGLVELQRYDEAIHVLDEAIVTADQSQHVAYPSIAINSKIDALRGLARYAEALQLADQAIRRLPSTQLDAHLYQIMTSKGEVYGDAGKWNEAIAQYTVALGYARRLEYWRGCVQTGGLLALAYEKQNRIQDALASIDEAIRANQMIPAELYFSPRNLAIKAELLDKLGKQRESYLFHEKSLRLFDSLLATAPTRNVERELLNQMREVYSRYFESLSRAGDLDHAFTTIERARGRIQAQSLTERPATLPHESTEDDNKVTQMDLSLIANNDPGVAVRLDRALVASKLIAADTALSGRTFRRPLQMSQVQNHLGPNELLLEYVLDNPASSVLAITESGVKKYDLPPGDEIERLASRYRKEIHARKTDTELARKLFNELIAPITEYREKQEIIIVPDGQLHLLPFASLMENDKYTIQTHSFSVSPSASVLALLRDREKQNQEDSLGYLGVAASTEPEAKTGWIPRLTSFGRARSLDPLPQSKQEVQTIAGYFPGAATLLLGHAATTANFTARPLDQYRVIHLALHGYANVEHPERSALAFAPDASTRNDGVMDLQAIQRLRFRASLITLSACDSGVGPISEADVDNLANAFIEAGAESVVAALWDLEDQTTALLMTDFYKNLSTHKSKGDALRNAQLDVLAAGLPPYYWASVEVLGDASRSV
- a CDS encoding S41 family peptidase, which gives rise to MQQSSLNESQRGEILKAITKTVAKKFYDPQSAHEDWDAAVDKHRSEILSASSDEEFEATIAKLLAELKSSHMGFYHSGLARCTCKMALCAVYAAGSTADGPRWIFQDVHEGGPAAGAGIRSGDALIAVEGRSFRPPDHPLFAMGSTVTIEVSTLDGRRRTHRVSIPFVKVKRNQLPKVEPNPLVSARRVAESTGYVRIASYPGAIGIDVANHISHALQNLGPIDRLIVDLRGNSGGGIGVLRVMSLLTPDKLVVGTFSNGVLKSTQEIPNGSFVFNEIPVTKRGLIPLAFRFFTRLLTHKLIGKKMPITVVTEGLGDQLFHEKVVFLVDRHTASANEMLIAFAREHKLAKIVGEPTPGRVLGGNKFKLPYGYWLALPVGSYKTRGGDFIEGRPMPPDVEVPFDAREAQKGRDTQLDMALQVVRQL